From the Clarias gariepinus isolate MV-2021 ecotype Netherlands chromosome 3, CGAR_prim_01v2, whole genome shotgun sequence genome, one window contains:
- the slc52a2 gene encoding solute carrier family 52, riboflavin transporter, member 2 isoform X3 → MWWNHAAVTHILVAFFGMGSWIAVNSFWVELPVVVSVLPEGWNLPAYLSVLIAFGNVGPLAVTITHHFAPGCLNERVLIHVIQALAVLASAFLALFWSEVATVAGAQRSIAFLLLSLVLATVCCTSNVTFLPFMFRYPPQYIRTFFVGQGLSALFPCIVALGQGVGKVECVETENGTHPHYLKENFPAQDFFWFLSVMLAISSLSFLALTYTVATSSEASQVPEQETEKYQGQETHPLQNEATPVSEEHAEVERKDTVVSFWTLHNIYLLLLLGISTALTNGVLPSVQSFSCLPYGTMAFHLSVVLGNLANPLACFVAMAVILRSSVGLTLMSLGGGLFAVYLLVLAALSPCPPLLGTNAGVAMVVISWIIFTFLFSYVKVVVSTLLHEQGHTALLWCGVFIQVGSLIGALTMFPLVSVYQVFRRAQDCVNACS, encoded by the exons GGTGGAATTTGCCAGCTTATCTTTCAGTACTCATTGCTTTTGGTAATGTGGGTCCACTGGCTGTCACTATAACCCACCACTTTGCTCCTGGGTGTCTGAATGAGCGTGTCCTCATTCATGTCATACAGGCCCTGGCGGTGCTTGCTTCAGCCTTTCTCGCCCTCTTCTGGTCAGAAGTGGCTACAGTTGCTGGGGCACAAAGATCCATTGCTTTCTTGTTGCTCTCTTTGGTGCTGGCAACTGTGTGCTGCACATCTAACGTTACCTTTTTGCCCTTTATGTTTCGTTACCCTCCACAGTACATCCGGACATTTTTTGTGGGCCAGGGGCTCAGTGCGCTTTTCCCGTGTATCGTGGCGCTAGGACAAGGTGTGGGAAAGGTCGAGTGTGTTGAGACGGAAAATGGCACACATCCTCATTATCTTAAAGAGAACTTCCCAGCACAGGACTTCTTCTGGTTCTTGTCTGTCATGCTGGCCATCTCTTCACTCTCCTTCTTGGCACTGACATACACAGTTGCTACATCTTCTGAAGCAAGTCAGGTTCCAGAGCAAGAGACTGAGAAATATCAAGGACAAGAGACACACCCGTTACAAAATGAAGCAACGCCAGTATCCGAGGAACATGCGGAAGTAGAGAGAAAGGACACTGTTGTGTCTTTTTGGACTTTACACAATATCTACCTGCTCCTGCTCCTCGGAATCTCCACTGCTCTTACTAATGGAGTGTTGCCGTCAGTTCAGAGCTTCTCCTGCCTGCCGTACGGTACCATGGCTTTTCACCTCTCTGTTGTCTTGGGAAATCTTGCCAACCCTCTGGCATGCTTTGTGGCCATGGCTGTTATTCTAAG GTCCAGTGTTGGCCTTACGTTAATGTCTCTTGGAGGAGGGCTGTTTGCTGTATATCTGTTAGTCCTGGCCGCTCTTAGTCCATGCCCACCCCTCTTGGGAACCAATGCAGGAGTGGCTATGGTG GTCATCTCATGGATCATCTTCACATTTTTGTTCTCGTATGTAAAggtggtggttagcactcttCTCCATGAGCAAGGACACACCGCTCTGCTCTGGTGTGGAGTGTTCATCCAGGTTGGTTCTCTCATCGGAGCACTCACCATGTTCCCGCTAGTGAGTGTGTACCAGGTATTTCGGCGAGCTCAAGACTGTGTGAACGCCTGCAGCTAG
- the si:ch73-196l6.5 gene encoding riboflavin transporter 2, with the protein MSILTHVLACLFGMGSWVTICGLWVELPLIVPQVPEGWYLPSYLSILTQIANVGPLFVTLMHRFRPGRLNETAVIYFIVSFGTLASLLLAFLWKETAVIQGVERSIYLLILTFFISTVDCTSSVTFLPFMMQLKPEYLTTYYVGEGLSGLIPALVALIQGVGVMQCVNGTQNFNPNETINGSLDLTDYLIPHYAPANFSAKAFFFFLAAMMFVCLVAFLLLNNLPVVAQDRSISLKYQGAIKNLNLVREEKIPEQKPMMNSPSGIQKSKTMFGKGTYTWSQIVYIFIILAWVNALTNSVLLSVQSYSCLPYGNHAYHWSATLASLANPLACFISMVYAQRSLVLMGFLTAFGSVIGVYIMGMAVLSPCPLLVNHMSGAILIVAAWTFFILTLSYVKVMIAVILREEGHSALVWCGAGVQLGSLLGAVIMFPLVNVYDFFSSGDPCNTRC; encoded by the exons ATGTCCATCCTCACTCATGTCTTAGCCTGCCTGTTTGGGATGGGCTCCTGGGTAACCATATGTGGCCTTTGGGTTGAGCTGCCCCTCATCGTCCCTCAGGTGCCAGAGGGCTGGTATCTTCCCTCCTATCTCTCAATTCTAACCCAGATCGCTAATGTTGGTCCACTGTTTGTCACCCTTATGCACCGATTCCGACCGGGTAGGCTAAATGAAACTGCTGTGATTTACTTCATTGTCAGTTTTGGGACCCTTGCAAGCCTGCTCTTAGCTTTCCTCTGGAAGGAGACGGCTGTTATTCAAGGAGTTGAGCGCAGCATTTATCTCCTTATCCTGACCTTTTTCATCTCCACTGTGGACTGCACCTCATCAGTGACTTTCCTACCATTCATGATGCAGCTCAAGCCAGAGTATCTCACCACTTATTATGTTGGTGAAGGTTTGAGTGGACTGATCCCTGCTCTAGTGGCTCTGATTCAAGGTGTAGGTGTCATGCAGTGTGTCAACGGCACCCAAAACTTTAATCCTAACGAAACAATTAACGGGTCTTTGGACCTGACTGATTACCTAATACCGCACTATGCCCCAGCCAACTTCTCAGCTAaggctttctttttcttcctggCAGCCATGATGTTTGTCTGCTTGGTAGCCTTCCTCCTTTTGAACAACCTTCCAGTAGTGGCTCAAGATCGCTCAATCAGCCTCAAATACCAAGGTGCTATTAAAAATTTGAACCTTGTGAGGGAAGAGAAAATTCCTGAACAGAAACCCATGATGAATTCCCCAAGTGGCATCCAAAAGTCCAAAACGATGTTTGGAAAGGGAACCTACACTTGGTCGCAAATTGTGTACATCTTCATAATCCTAGCCTGGGTGAATGCTCTGACCAATTCAGTGTTACTTTCTGTTCAGTCCTATTCGTGTCTGCCTTATGGAAACCATGCTTATCATTGGTCTGCTACTTTGGCCTCCTTAGCAAACCCATTGGCCTGCTTCATTTCCATGGTGTATGCTCAAAG GTCACTGGTGCTCATGGGGTTTCTAACTGCTTTTGGCTCTGTTATTGGTGTTTATATCATGGGGATGGCAGTGCTGAGTCCCTGTCCACTTCTGGTCAACCACATGTCTGGAGCAATTCTAATA GTGGCAGCTTGGACATTTTTCATTCTTACACTGTCTTATGTGAAGGTGATGATTGCAGTGATATTGCGTGAGGAAGGTCACAGTGCTCTAGTGTGGTGTGGAGCAGGAGTGCAGCTGGGCTCACTGCTGGGAGCTGTGATAATGTTCCCTTTAGTCAATGTGTATGACTTTTTCTCTTCAGGAGACCCATGTAACACCAGGTGCTAA